GTCTCGTCGAGCGCGGAGACGGGATACCGTGCGTCGGCGAGCGCCCAGTAGACGGCGTCGCGGGCGACCCGGGAGCTGAGGCCGTCGTCGTCTCGGACGAACCCGAGGGCGCGGAGCCCCTGGTCCACCGCGATGGCGTCGATCATGCCCGGGTCGGGGCTCGTGACGAGGGTGCGCGCCTGTCCCGGCGTCGTGCCGACGCGGACGAGGCCGTGTCGCGCCGCGGTCGACTCGATGAGGTAGTCGAGCGGCTGGGGGATGCCGGTGAGCGAAAGCGACGTCAAGAACGCGCGGATCGACTCGGCGGACTCTCCGTCGGCGAGGCCCGCACCGATGGACTCGGCCGTGAAGCGGTAGGTGGAGGCCTGGGCTCGCGACTCGCGGTGGGCGATGCGGCGCAGGCGAAGATCGAGCGCCGGACGCAGCGGCCCGGGGGCGATCGCCGTCAGGTCGGCCTGCAGGTAGACCTGGTCGATCTCCTGCGGAAGCTGTGCGGCAAACGCCTCGGTCTCGAGCGCACCACCCGCACGGAGGGCGACGGTCCACGACGGCTCGCCGCCACGATCGTCGAGAAGACCCCAGTCGACGGCGACGCGATGCATGCGGGAGACGCGCAGCGGCCACTCGGAGTCGAGCGGATACGCGCCCGTCCACAGGAGGGGCGCGACGATGCCGCCGTTCTCGGTGCGAAGGCCCGGAGGCAGCGCGTCGATGAACCCCGTCACGACGATGCGCCAGCGCGCGACGGTCGATTCGCGGAGCCAGCGCTCACCGGCATCCGTCACGATCCATTCGCGCTCGACAGCCGCCGCGAGCCCCGCCGCGGCTGCTGCTTCGACGAGGTCGTCGAGGTGCTCAGCGGATGTCACGATCCCGGCCTCTGCGAGACGCTTGCGGTCGGCGGCGCTGACGGTTCCCGCTCCGGTGCGTGTCAGAGGCGTGTGGGTGCTCGAGAGGAGCACGTCGGCGAGCGCACCGGCCGTCGCGAACGCGCGCTCGGCGGCTGCGGCATCCGAGGCGGAGGCTGCCGTCGACACGTCCGACTCGTCCGCGCGGAAAGCATCGGGTCGGGATGCCGACAGGGCCTGGACCCGGTCGGCGACGACACCGTAGAGGGCACCTGTCTCGTCCTGCAGCGCGAGATCGCTCGGGAGGGGGGCCGTGGCATCCGGTTCGGAGAGGACGGCGAGGAGCGACCGGGGGAGGTGGGTCAGCGCGCGATCGACCGAGACGGGATCGAGGAGGGCTGCCGCGGCATCGAAGAAGTCGTTCCAGTGGGCGGTGGGTGACACTCCGCGCGCGGCGAGCGTGGCAGCCAGCGCGTCGTCGTCACGGAGCGACAACCATGTCGCCAGTGCCCGTTCGTCAGAGGCCATCAGGCTCCGCGATTTGCGCGCGCCCTGCGAACGAAGCTGGAGATGAGGATGAACAGGATCATCGCGAAGGCGATGATGGGGCCGGCCCAGACGATGATCGTGACCACGGGCCACAGCCCTGTCGAGAAGTCCGCCTGTTCGAGCCCCGACCCCGTCCCGATCATGATCGAGAAGAAGCAGGCGATCGAAAGGACGAGCAGCCCGAGGGACATGAACGCCAGGATGCGATCGATACGGCGGACGGGAACGTCGTCGCCAGGGGTGTGCGTGCTCATCCTGATCAGCCTACTCCCGCGCCGCCGGTGGCGTAGGCTGGTGCGGTGGGCCCGGAAGGCCCTCTTCCGTCATGCCGTGAAAGCGGCAGTGTTACTCAGCGAGGTTTTCCATGCCCACCGGCAAGGTCAGGTTCTACGACGAGGAAAAGGGTTTCGGCTTCATCGCGTCGGACGACGGCCAGGACGTCTTCCTGCACGCGACGGCGCTGCCGGCCGGCACCGCCGCTCCGAAGCCCGGTGCGCGACTGGAGTTCGGCATCGCCGACGGCAAGCGCGGTCCTCAGGCGCTCTCGGTGCGCATGCTCGAAGCTCCCGTGAGCCTCGCCAAGCGCGCACGCAAGCCCGCTGACGACATGGCGATCATCGTCGAAGACCTCGTCAAGCTCCTCGACGGCATCGGCGGCGATCTGCGTCGCGGTCGCTACCCGAGCGGTGCCCACGCCAACAAGGTGGCCGCCGTGCTGCGCAAGGTCGCCGATGAACTCGACGCCTGACGCCCCTCAGGGTGACACCGACGCCGAGAGCGTCGAGTCACCCGTGACGGATGCCGAGACAGGCGAGGCCGCTGAGGCCGAAACGACCGAGCCCGAAACGGCCGAGCCCGAATCCGGCGCGGCCGAGCAGGACGTGACGGCAGAGCCCGAGTCGGGCACGCCGGACGTGACGTCGGACCCCGAGCCGGAGGTCACGCCGGAGCCCGAGAGCACGCCGGAGCCCGAGCTGATCGAGCCGGACCCGTCGCTGTTCGAAGCGCGCGACCTTGCACTCGCCGCGCTGCACGAGATCACGCCCGAAGCGACCGTCGGTCCGCCGGCGGGCTATCGGGTCGAGGCCGGCGGCGTCGTTTCCCTCCGTTTCGAGAACCGCCTCTCCGGGTACCCGGGATGGTTCTGGACGGTCAGCCTCGCTCGCGTCGAGGACTCGGAGCCGACGGTCCTCGAAGTCGAGCTCCTTCCCGGCGACGGTGCGCTCGTCGCGCCGGACTGGGTGCCGTGGGCCGTCCGGCTCGCCGACTATCACGCGGCGCAGGCTGCTCTCGCGGCCGTCGCCGACGAAGAGGACTCCGACCTCGACGATGATCTCGACGACGTCGATGATCTGGATGCCGCCGACTTCGACGACGACGGTTCGTCGATCCTCCACGCGGGCGACGTCGACGGCGTCGACATCGACGAGCTGTCCGAATCGGACGAGGAGGACTTCGACGACGACGAGGATGACTCCGACGAGGACGACTCGGACGAGGACGACTCGGACGAGGACGACTCGGACGCGGACGACGATGACTCGGACGACTCGGACGAGGACGACGACTCCGACGAGGAAGACTCGGACGACGACGATGAGTCGGACGAAGACGACTCCGACGAGGACGACGACCCCGACGAGGACGACGACTCCGACGAGGACGACGACCGCGACTGACGACGGTCCTCGACCGTCGCCAGCTGCGCGCGGGAGAGGAGCGGCGCCGGTGGGGCACGGAATCCCGGGCTGGCGGGGAGGGTCGCGCTCTGTACGGCGGTTTGGGGCGGCATCCGTCGTGCGGGGCGCGGATCGTGCGCCCCGGGCTGAGGGAGTGCGCCCCGGGGGTGCATAGCGCGCCCCGCTCGCGGCGAGCTGCGCGGGGGTGGAGCGGCGAGCCGGTGGGGTCGCCCTTTGTACGGCGGTTTGGGGCGGCATCCGTCGTGCGGGGCGCGGATCGTGCGCCCCGGGCTGAGGGAGTGCGCCCCGGGGGTGCTTAGCGCGCCCCGCTAGCGGCGAGCCGAGTGATCGGCGTCAGCCGAGTCGCTCCACGGTGTAGTCGATGCACTGGATGAGCTTGCGCACGTCGTCGGGCTCGATCGAGACGAACGTCGCGACGCGCAGCTGGTTGCGTCCGAGCTTGCGGTAGGGCTCCGTGTCGACGATCCCGTTCAGTCGGAGGCTCTTCGCCACAGCGGCGGCATCCACCGTGTCGTCGAAGTCGATCGTCGCGACGACGGGGGAGCGGTCGGCGGGGTCGGCGACGAACGGCGTCGCGAACGAGGTCGCCTCAGCCCACGCGTAAAGGGCGTCCGAAGACTCGTGGGTGCGCGCGTCGGCCCACTGGAGTCCGCCGTTGTCGCGGATCCACCCGAGCTGGTCGTCGAGCAGCAGGAGCGTCGCGAGCGCGGGGGTGTTGAGGGTCTGGTTGAGGCGCGAGTTGTCGAGCGCGTTCTTGAGGCTCAGGAACTCGGGGATGTATCGACCGGATGCCGCGATCCGCTCGATCCGCTCGATCGCCGCCGGTGAGACGAGCGCGAACCACAGACCGCCGTCGGACCCGAGGTTCTTCTGCGGCGCGAAGTAGTAGACGTCGGCCTCGTGCACCGAGAAGTCGATGCCGCCCGCGGCGCTCGTCGCGTCGATGACCGTGAGCGCGCCGTCGTCGCCGTGCACGCGCTCGATCGTCGAGCTCACACCCGTGGAGGTCTCGTTGTGCGGCCACGCGTAGACGTCGACGCCTTCGACGGCCTCGGCGAGGAGCCGGGTTCCCGGCTCGGCCTTGCGCACATCGGGCGCGTCGAGCCACGGGGTCTTCGCGGCAGCGGCGAACTTGCCGCCGAACTCACCGAAGACGAGGTTCTGCGAGCGGCGCTCGATGAGGCCGAACGCGGCGGCATCCCAGAAAGCGGTCGATCCACCGTTGCCGAGGATCACTTCGTACCCCGCCGGGAGGCGGAAGATCTCGCGCAGAAGAGCGCGGACGCTCCCGACGAGGTCTTTCACGGGTGCCTGGCGGTGCGACGTGCCGAGGATGGCCGCGCCGGGGCCCATGAGGGCCTCGAGCTGCGCGGGGCGGATCTTCGACGGGCCGCATCCGAATCGACCGTCGACGGGCAGGATCTCGCGGGGGAGCACGACGTGGGACATGATCCGATTCTAGAGAGGCGCGGCGACATGCCTCCGCCGCGCGGCGCCCCGTGACGCCTCCGGTGTCGTCGGGGGCAGATAGGCTGTCCTTACCTGCTTCCCAGTGCGCGAGGACTCTGCATGACCGATCTCATCGACACCACCGAGATGTATCTGCGCACGATCCTCGAGCTCGAGGAGGAGCAGATCCAGCCGCTGCGTGCGCGGATCTCGGAGCGTCTGGGGCACTCGGGTCCGACCGTGTCGCAGACGGTGGGGCGCATGGAGCGCGACGGTCTCGTCGTCGTGTCCGACGACCGGACGCTTCAGCTCACCGATGCCGGTCGCCAGAAGGCCATCGACGTCATGCGCAAGCACCGTCTCGCCGAACGCCTCCTCTCCGATGTCATCGGGCTCGACTGGGCGTATGTCCACGAAGAGGCGTGCCGGTGGGAGCACGTCATGAGCGAGCAGGTGGAGCGCCGCCTCATCGAGCTTCTGGGGCACCCGACCGAGTCGCCGTACGGCAACCCGATCCCCGGTCTCGACCAGCTCGGAGACGTGCCCGCGAACAACTTCGACCAGGGCGTCGTCGGTCTCGTCGCCAAGCTCAACGCCGCGGGCGAGCCGATCTCTGGCACCGTTCGTCGCCTCGCTGAGCCGGCCCAAGTCGACCCCGAACTGCTGCAGCAGCTCAAGAGTGCGGGTGTCCTTCCCGGAGCCAGCGGCGACTACCGCTACAACGAGGGTTACGTCCTCGTGCAGATGCACGGCAACGACGAAGGGCTCGAACTTCCCGTCGAGCTGGCATCCCATATCTTCCTCGTCGACGAGGTTCGCTGACCCACATCTTGGGGTTCGCGGCACGGTGAACGTGACAGATTCGTTACCTTCCGGTAGCCTCAGACAGTCCGCAGGCGAGAAGCCCCGCCGAAGGACTCCGCGAAGATTGCCTCTCCGGCTCGTCGTTTTCGCGGTCAAACCCGCACATCGTGCCCCGAACACCGAGTGTTGACGAGCCAGCGCCCCCGGCGCAGAGGCGCCGGAGGTCAGTTTGACTGAAGAGAACGAATCGTCCGCGATCGAGTCCGAGGTGGACGCCGCCGTCCCCGCACGACGCGATCGCTCGGCAAGAAGTCTCAAGAAGAAGAGTCCCCGCTCACCGCGCCCCGCACGTCCGGCGTCCCGAACCGCCGTGAGCACCCGAAGCGCCGCGAAGCCCCGAGCTGCCGCAAAACCCCTGCGCAGCTTCGTGATCCTCGCCATGGTCGGCGGACTCGTCGCAACCGTCGCGATTCCCGCGTACTCCGCCAGCACGCGCCTTCCCGCTGCGGAAGCGCAGACGCTTCAGCAGAGCGCGGCCGGTGACGCCCAGTCGCTCGTCGTCGCCTCGAACGCCCTGACGGCGGATCTGTCGCGTCAGAGCTACTCGGCGACGACCGAAGACGAGATCAACAAGAAGAAGGCGGCTGAGGCTGCGGCCGCGGCGGCAGCAGCGCGTGCACGTGCGCAGGTCTCTTCCGTGGCATCCGTCCCCGTCAACGTCAACCTGGTCTCACCGGGTACGGGGGAGGTGCGCTGGCCGATCCTGAACTTCACGAAGGGCCGTGGCCTCGGCGACTCCGGATACCACCAGGGCGTCGACCTGCTCGCCCCGGGCGGAACGCCGCTCTACGCGGCCGCCGCGGGCGTCGTGCGTATCTCGCAGGAGGCCTACGGCGGATACGGTGTCGCGGTTGTCATCGACCACGTCATCGGCGGACAGCGCGTCTCGACGCTTTACGGCCACATGACGTACGGCAGCCGCCAGGTCGTGTCGGGTCAGTCCGTCGAAGCGGGCCAGATCATCGGCCTCGTCGGCAGCACCGGCAGCTCGACCGCCAACCACCTCCACTTCGAGGTGCGTATCAACAACGGCATCGTCGACCCCTGGGCCTGGCTCGTCGCCAACGCCGGCTGATCCGGGCGTCGCTCCGGCCTCGCCCGGTCGGAGGATGGGCCGTTTGTCGGAGTTTGCGGGCCGGATGGCTCCGACCGGAGTGCGATTCTCCGACCGCCGCACGACCGCCGCGCACGCGCCACGGCTCCAGAAACGCGGTGCGTTGCCGACACGCAACCGTGCGTTCACCCCGGGAACGACCCTCGTCGGCCGTGCGTGGGTTAGCCTGTTCCCGACTCTGAGAGAAGCGGAGGGAGCCGATGGGCAGCAGTCCCCGCATTCGAACCACGGATGCATTGGGTCGCCTCGTCCTGCGGCATTGCACGAGCGGATGCCACGGTAGCTCCGTGGTGCCAAGGCGTTGTCTATAAGACAGCGCCTTTTTTCGTGCCCCGAAGCCGACCTCATCGTCGTAAACGAACAACCGAGAAGCCGTCCCGGCCGTTCGAGAGGATGAGGAATGCGCACTCTTGTGCTGAATGCGGGGTATGAACCCCTCGCGGTCGTGTCGTTCAAACGAGCCCTCGTGCTCGTCATGAACGAGAAGGCCACTGTCGTGGAACTCGTCGATGGTGATCCCGTCTGGGCAGCCCGAGGTTCTTACGAGAGACCCGCGGTGATCCTGCTGACCCGATACGTGCGGGTGCCCGGCGCGCGTCGCGTGCCCGTCACGAGACGCGGGGTGCTGCGGCGCGACGGACACCGGTGCGGCTACTGCGGAAAGGCGGCGTCGACCATCGACCACGTGCTTCCGCGGTCGCGCGGGGGAGCGGACTCGTGGGAGAACCTCGTCGCGTGTTGCCTGCGGTGCAACAACGTCAAGGGCGATCGCACGCCGCAGGAGATGCAGTGGGAGCTGCGCCTCAGCCCGCAGCCGCCGCGTGGCGGACAGTGGATGGTGCGCGGAGCCGAGCGTTCCGATCCGCGGTGGGAGCCGTATCTCGCCCTCGCGGCGTGAGTCCGATCAGCGGTCGTCGAGCAGCAGCAGCCAGCGTGTGAGGACACGCTCGAGGTCCGCGGCATCCGTTCGTCCTAGTTCGTCCACGAGACGGTGCTCGTTGGCGAGGTGCGCCGTGAAGGCGCGGTCGATGAGGTCGCGTCCTTCGGGGGTGAGCCGCACGATCCTGCGGCGGGCATCGGATGCTTCGGTCCGCCGCTCGACGAGTCCCCGGGCTTCGAGCCGGTCGACGCGCTTCGTCAGCCCGCCCGTCGTGACGAGGGTGTGGTCGGCGAGTTCCCCCGCTGCGCGCTCGTAGGGCTCTCCTGCGCGGCGGAGGGTCGCGAGCACGTCGAACTCCCCCTCGGAGAGTCCGAATTCGCCGTAGACGGCGACGAGGCGCTCCGTGAGTTCGAGGGCGACGCGGTGCAGGCGCCCGATGACGCCCTGCGGTGACGGGTCGAGATCGGGGCGTTCGCGACGCCATTCGCGCTGGATCTCGGCGACGCGGTCGAGGGGAGCGGCATCCATCCGTCCACTTTATCTTCCCGGTAAGGTAAAGTGTCTTCCGTGGAAGATAAGCGGTGGCGGTGGATCCTGATCACGGCGATCGCGCCGATCGCGTGGGGCGCGACGTACGTCGTGACGCGTCAGCTCCTTCCCGCAGACGCGCCGCTGTGGGGCGGCGTGCTGCGGGCGCTGCCGGCCGGACTCCTCCTGCTCCTCATCGCGCGGCGCCTGCCGAGGGGATCGTGGTGGTGGCGCTCGCTCGTGCTCGGGACGCTCAACGTGGGCGGCTTCTTCGTGCTCATCTACGTCGCAGGCCAGCGGCTGCCGTCGAGTCTCGCGGCGACCCTCATGTCGACATCGGCGGCGTGCATGCTGCTGTTCGCGTGGCTGCTGCTCAAGCGGCGGCCGCGGCTCGCGGCGGTTGCCGGTGCCGGGATCGGGCTCGTGGGCGTCGGGATCATGCTCGGCTTCGACCTCGGGGCGGCGGATGCGTGGGGAGTCGCCGCGTCGCTCGGAGCGATGGTCGCGTCGTCGCTGGGGTTCGTTCTCACGGCGCGGTGGGGCTCCGATGTGCCGGCGCTGCCGATGGCGAGCTGGCAGCTCATCGGAGGATCGGTCGTGCTGCTTCCGGCTGCGCTGCTCATCGAGGGGGCGCCTCCTACGCTCACGGTCACGTCGGCGCTCGGGTTCGCGTTCGTCTCGCTCGTCGCGACGGCGCTCGCATACGTCGCGTGGTTCACGGGACTCCGACGCCTCTCGCCGGGGGTCGTAGGGATCGTCGGGCTCCTCAATCCCGTTACGGGAGTCGTGCTGGGGGTCGCGGTGGCAGGAGAGGCGTTCGGTCTCGCGCAGGGGGTCGGGATCGCGCTCGTGCTCGGGGGTATCGCGCTCGGGGCGCTGCCTCCGAAGGGGTCCCGCCAGCGATCGGCGGTTTCGCGACGGCATCCGGCAGTCCCGGCCACCGGCGGGTCGCGCGTGGCGTGATGGGATGGGGGCATGACTCGTGCTCTCCTCGTGATCGATATGCAGCGTGCCTTCGACGACCTCGACTTCTGGGGTGCGACGACCAACCCCGCCTGCGAGGGCAACGTCGCGGCGCTCCTCGAGGTCTGGAAGGGGTCGGGGGAGCCGATCGTGGTCGTGCGGCACGACTCGACCTCGGAGGGGTCGCCGCTCGCACCCGGCAACCCGGGCAACGTGCTCGTCGACCCCGTCGCGGCCGTCGAGCCGGCGCTCTTCGTCACGAAGAACGTGAACTCCGCGTTCTATGGCGACCCCGATCTGCACGCGTGGCTGCAGGAGAACGGCATCACGCAGGTGGTGCTGTGCGGCATCCAGACCAACATGTGCGTCGAGACGACAGCGCGGATGGCGGGGAACCTCGGATACGACGTGACGGTCGCGCTGGATGCCACGCGCACGTTCGACCTCGAGACCGAGATTCCCGGCCTCGGCACCGTGACCCGCAGCGCCGACGAGCTCATGGCGACGACGGCTCTCGGCCTGCAGGCGGGCGGGTTCGCGCGCATCGCGACGACGGCGCAGCTCACGGGGTAGCCTTGTCTCGAACATAAGTGTCGGAAGTGCCCCGTATCGTCGTTCTCACAGTTGAGAGTCTAGAACATCTGTTCTAGCCTGTGGGAATGAGGGGCAGCATGCAGTCGACGGCTACGCGTGCATCCGCTGATGAACTGCAGCGTCTTCGTGCGCAGGTCGATCGGATGCAGGGGCGCAAGCTCGATGCGCCCGTGCTGCCCGTCGCACCGCCGCTCGCGGAGCTTCTTCCCGGGGGTGGTCTGCGTCCGGGGGCGGCCTATTCGCTCTCTTCGTCGACGTCGCTCCTGCTCGCGCTTCTCGCACAGGCATCGCAGACGGGATCGTGGTGCGGTGTCGTCGGGATGCCGCGGCTCGGCGCCGAAGCGGCGGAGTCGATGGGGGTCGACCTGTCGCGGCTCGTGCTCGTTCCCGATCCCGGGCAGCGCTGGCTCGCCGTGACGGCGACGATCGCCGACGTGCTGCCCGTCGTGGCCGTGCGTCCGTCGGGGCGCGCGCCCGACGGCGAGATCTCGCGGCTCGCGGGGAGGCTCCGCGAGCGCGGGGCCGTGCTGCTCGTGCAGGGTCCCTGGCCGCAGGCCGAGGCGGTGCTCGAGGTCGGAGAGCCGGGGTGGGCGGGTCTCGGGCGCGGGCACGGCTACCTCGCGGAGCGCACGGTCACGGTGACGTCGTCGTCCCGGCGCTGGCCCGTCGCGCGTCGGCGGCGCCTGTTGCTTCCGGATGCCGCGGGCCGGATCGCCGAGGCGCCGTCGCTGCTCTCGCGGGTCGAGCCGCGGCCCGAGGTGGTGGCCGATCCTGCCGAGCGCCGTGACGTGTGGTCGAAGGCGGGATAGCCGTGGCCGTCGATGCACCCGAGCGGAGCCTCGTGCTGTG
This genomic stretch from Microbacterium sp. SLBN-146 harbors:
- a CDS encoding helicase-associated domain-containing protein — encoded protein: MASDERALATWLSLRDDDALAATLAARGVSPTAHWNDFFDAAAALLDPVSVDRALTHLPRSLLAVLSEPDATAPLPSDLALQDETGALYGVVADRVQALSASRPDAFRADESDVSTAASASDAAAAERAFATAGALADVLLSSTHTPLTRTGAGTVSAADRKRLAEAGIVTSAEHLDDLVEAAAAAGLAAAVEREWIVTDAGERWLRESTVARWRIVVTGFIDALPPGLRTENGGIVAPLLWTGAYPLDSEWPLRVSRMHRVAVDWGLLDDRGGEPSWTVALRAGGALETEAFAAQLPQEIDQVYLQADLTAIAPGPLRPALDLRLRRIAHRESRAQASTYRFTAESIGAGLADGESAESIRAFLTSLSLTGIPQPLDYLIESTAARHGLVRVGTTPGQARTLVTSPDPGMIDAIAVDQGLRALGFVRDDDGLSSRVARDAVYWALADARYPVSALDETGEPEPLRRRIPPPVAAPPSSAAEHYAHLIAVLRASHGSDGDAAWLERELDQAVRSRSTIIAVVRLPNGEERTFTLEASGLGGGRLRGRDRAADIERTLPLSSIVSVKPV
- a CDS encoding multidrug ABC transporter ATPase; amino-acid sequence: MSTHTPGDDVPVRRIDRILAFMSLGLLVLSIACFFSIMIGTGSGLEQADFSTGLWPVVTIIVWAGPIIAFAMILFILISSFVRRARANRGA
- a CDS encoding cold-shock protein, with the protein product MPTGKVRFYDEEKGFGFIASDDGQDVFLHATALPAGTAAPKPGARLEFGIADGKRGPQALSVRMLEAPVSLAKRARKPADDMAIIVEDLVKLLDGIGGDLRRGRYPSGAHANKVAAVLRKVADELDA
- a CDS encoding DUF3027 domain-containing protein; its protein translation is MNSTPDAPQGDTDAESVESPVTDAETGEAAEAETTEPETAEPESGAAEQDVTAEPESGTPDVTSDPEPEVTPEPESTPEPELIEPDPSLFEARDLALAALHEITPEATVGPPAGYRVEAGGVVSLRFENRLSGYPGWFWTVSLARVEDSEPTVLEVELLPGDGALVAPDWVPWAVRLADYHAAQAALAAVADEEDSDLDDDLDDVDDLDAADFDDDGSSILHAGDVDGVDIDELSESDEEDFDDDEDDSDEDDSDEDDSDEDDSDADDDDSDDSDEDDDSDEEDSDDDDESDEDDSDEDDDPDEDDDSDEDDDRD
- the serC gene encoding phosphoserine transaminase; amino-acid sequence: MSHVVLPREILPVDGRFGCGPSKIRPAQLEALMGPGAAILGTSHRQAPVKDLVGSVRALLREIFRLPAGYEVILGNGGSTAFWDAAAFGLIERRSQNLVFGEFGGKFAAAAKTPWLDAPDVRKAEPGTRLLAEAVEGVDVYAWPHNETSTGVSSTIERVHGDDGALTVIDATSAAGGIDFSVHEADVYYFAPQKNLGSDGGLWFALVSPAAIERIERIAASGRYIPEFLSLKNALDNSRLNQTLNTPALATLLLLDDQLGWIRDNGGLQWADARTHESSDALYAWAEATSFATPFVADPADRSPVVATIDFDDTVDAAAVAKSLRLNGIVDTEPYRKLGRNQLRVATFVSIEPDDVRKLIQCIDYTVERLG
- a CDS encoding metal-dependent transcriptional regulator, encoding MTDLIDTTEMYLRTILELEEEQIQPLRARISERLGHSGPTVSQTVGRMERDGLVVVSDDRTLQLTDAGRQKAIDVMRKHRLAERLLSDVIGLDWAYVHEEACRWEHVMSEQVERRLIELLGHPTESPYGNPIPGLDQLGDVPANNFDQGVVGLVAKLNAAGEPISGTVRRLAEPAQVDPELLQQLKSAGVLPGASGDYRYNEGYVLVQMHGNDEGLELPVELASHIFLVDEVR
- a CDS encoding M23 family metallopeptidase — protein: MSTRSAAKPRAAAKPLRSFVILAMVGGLVATVAIPAYSASTRLPAAEAQTLQQSAAGDAQSLVVASNALTADLSRQSYSATTEDEINKKKAAEAAAAAAAARARAQVSSVASVPVNVNLVSPGTGEVRWPILNFTKGRGLGDSGYHQGVDLLAPGGTPLYAAAAGVVRISQEAYGGYGVAVVIDHVIGGQRVSTLYGHMTYGSRQVVSGQSVEAGQIIGLVGSTGSSTANHLHFEVRINNGIVDPWAWLVANAG
- a CDS encoding HNH endonuclease, translating into MRTLVLNAGYEPLAVVSFKRALVLVMNEKATVVELVDGDPVWAARGSYERPAVILLTRYVRVPGARRVPVTRRGVLRRDGHRCGYCGKAASTIDHVLPRSRGGADSWENLVACCLRCNNVKGDRTPQEMQWELRLSPQPPRGGQWMVRGAERSDPRWEPYLALAA
- a CDS encoding MarR family winged helix-turn-helix transcriptional regulator, with protein sequence MDAAPLDRVAEIQREWRRERPDLDPSPQGVIGRLHRVALELTERLVAVYGEFGLSEGEFDVLATLRRAGEPYERAAGELADHTLVTTGGLTKRVDRLEARGLVERRTEASDARRRIVRLTPEGRDLIDRAFTAHLANEHRLVDELGRTDAADLERVLTRWLLLLDDR
- a CDS encoding DMT family transporter, whose amino-acid sequence is MEDKRWRWILITAIAPIAWGATYVVTRQLLPADAPLWGGVLRALPAGLLLLLIARRLPRGSWWWRSLVLGTLNVGGFFVLIYVAGQRLPSSLAATLMSTSAACMLLFAWLLLKRRPRLAAVAGAGIGLVGVGIMLGFDLGAADAWGVAASLGAMVASSLGFVLTARWGSDVPALPMASWQLIGGSVVLLPAALLIEGAPPTLTVTSALGFAFVSLVATALAYVAWFTGLRRLSPGVVGIVGLLNPVTGVVLGVAVAGEAFGLAQGVGIALVLGGIALGALPPKGSRQRSAVSRRHPAVPATGGSRVA
- a CDS encoding cysteine hydrolase family protein — translated: MTRALLVIDMQRAFDDLDFWGATTNPACEGNVAALLEVWKGSGEPIVVVRHDSTSEGSPLAPGNPGNVLVDPVAAVEPALFVTKNVNSAFYGDPDLHAWLQENGITQVVLCGIQTNMCVETTARMAGNLGYDVTVALDATRTFDLETEIPGLGTVTRSADELMATTALGLQAGGFARIATTAQLTG